The following are from one region of the Mangifera indica cultivar Alphonso chromosome 14, CATAS_Mindica_2.1, whole genome shotgun sequence genome:
- the LOC123196834 gene encoding WD repeat-containing protein LWD1-like, whose product MGTSSDLNLDGSDEHQKRSEIYTYESPWHIYAMNWSVRRDKKYRLAIASLLDQYPNRVEIVQLDDSTGEIRADPNLSFEHPYPPTKTIFIPDKECQKPDLLATSSDFLRVWRISEEDRRVELKSLLNGNKNSEYCGPLTSFDWNEAEPKRIGTSSIDTTCTIWDIEKEAVDTQLIAHDKEVYDIAWGGVGVFASVSADGSVRVFDLRDKEHSTIIYESSEPDTPLVRLGWNKQDPRYMATIIMDSAKVVVLDIRFPTLPVVELQRHQASVNAIAWAPHSSCHICTAGDDSQALIWDLSSMGQPVEGGLDPILAYTAGAEIEQLQWSSSQPDWVAIAFSTKLQILRV is encoded by the coding sequence ATGGGCACCAGCAGTGACCTGAATCTTGACGGTTCAGACGAGCACCAGAAACGTTCCGAGATCTATACCTACGAGTCTCCATGGCACATCTACGCCATGAACTGGAGCGTCCGTCGCGACAAGAAGTACCGTCTCGCTATTGCCAGCCTCCTCGATCAGTACCCTAACCGCGTCGAAATTGTCCAGCTTGATGATTCCACTGGTGAGATCCGAGCCGACCCGAATCTTTCTTTCGAACACCCCTACCCACCAACGAAGACAATCTTCATCCCTGATAAAGAGTGTCAGAAGCCCGACCTTCTCGCTACCTCCAGCGACTTTCTCCGCGTCTGGAGGATCTCCGAAGAAGACCGGCGTGTGGAGCTTAAGAGTCTCTTGAATGGAAACAAAAACAGCGAGTATTGTGGGCCGTTGACGTCGTTTGACTGGAACGAAGCTGAGCCGAAGCGAATCGGAACATCCAGCATCGATACAACGTGTACAATTTGGGATATCGAGAAGGAAGCTGTTGATACTCAGCTTATCGCACACGATAAAGAGGTGTACGACATAGCGTGGGGCGGAGTCGGCGTTTTCGCTTCCGTTTCGGCGGACGGTTCCGTTAGGGTTTTCGATTTGCGCGATAAGGAGCACTCGACTATTATCTACGAAAGCTCGGAACCGGATACGCCGCTGGTTCGGCTGGGATGGAACAAACAGGACCCGAGGTACATGGCGACGATAATAATGGACAGCGCGAAGGTCGTGGTGCTAGACATTCGCTTCCCGACTCTCCCGGTGGTGGAGCTTCAGAGGCACCAGGCGAGTGTAAACGCGATTGCGTGGGCCCCGCACAGTTCATGCCATATATGCACGGCTGGTGATGATTCGCAGgcattgatatgggacttgTCGTCAATGGGTCAACCCGTGGAGGGTGGGTTGGATCCGATACTGGCGTACACGGCAGGGGCTGAAATTGAGCAGCTGCAGTGGTCGTCTTCGCAGCCGGATTGGGTTGCTATTGCCTTCTCTACCAAGCTTCAGATTCTTAGGGTATGA